From Cricetulus griseus strain 17A/GY chromosome 1 unlocalized genomic scaffold, alternate assembly CriGri-PICRH-1.0 chr1_0, whole genome shotgun sequence, a single genomic window includes:
- the Myf5 gene encoding myogenic factor 5, with amino-acid sequence MDMMDGCQFSPSEYFYESSCIPSPEGEFGDQFEPRVTAFGGHKAELQGSDDDEHVRAPSGHHQAGHCLMWACKACKRKSTTMDRRKAATMRERRRLKKVNQAFETLKRCTTSNPNQRLPKVEILRNAIRYIESLQELLREQVENYYSLPGQSCSEPTSPTSNCSDGMPECNSPVWSRKNSSFDNVYCPEVSNACAADKSSLSSLDCLSSIVDRITTAERTELSLQDTASLSPAASSNSQPATPGASSSRLIYHVL; translated from the exons ATGGACATGATGGATGGCTGCCAGTTCTCACCTTCTGAATACTTCTACGAGAGCTCCTGCATCCCCTCCCCTGAGGGTGAGTTTGGGGACCAGTTTGAACCAAGAGTGACTGCCTTCGGAGGGCACAAAGCTGAGCTGCAGGGCTCCGATGATGATGAGCACGTGCGAGCACCTAGTGGCCACCACCAGGCTGGCCACTGCCTCATGTGGGCCTGCAAAGCCTGCAAGAGGAAGTCCACCACAATGGACCGACGCAAGGCCGCCACCATGCGCGAGCGCAGACGCCTAAAGAAGGTCAACCAAGCTTTCGAAACGCTCAAGAGGTGCACCACGAGCAACCCCAACCAGAGGCTCCCCAAAGTGGAGATCCTTAGGAATGCCATCCGCTACATCGAGAGCCTGCAGGAGCTACTGAGGGAACAGGTGGAGAACTATTACAGCCTGCCCGGACAGAGCTGCTCAgagcccaccagccccacctccaACTGCTCTGATGGCATG CCTGAATGTAACAGTCCTGTCTGGTCCCGAAAGAACAGCAGCTTTGACAATGTCTACTGTCCTGAAGTGTCGAACG CCTGTGCTGCAGATAAAAGCTCCTTATCCAGCTTGGATTGTTTGTCCAGCATAGTGGATCGGATCACGACGGCAGAGAGAACCGAGCTGTCTCTTCAGGacacagcatctctctctccagctgccaGCAGCAATTCACAGCCTGCAACCCCAGGAGCCTCCAGTTCCAGACTTATCTATCATGTATTATGA